The following proteins are co-located in the Polystyrenella longa genome:
- a CDS encoding DUF1559 family PulG-like putative transporter, whose translation MCKHARAMRPASRRGFTLIELLVVMAIISILIALLLPAVQQAREAARRTQCRNNLKQYGIAIHSFHDLYSKLPYYDRSQPAGDGYHYAQTWVGIDLLPFIEANNIFKTADDDGTFLYSDWYNVGPEITNTQLAFARCPSSAQADAIQINILPEVRLWAPMTYAFSSGANLAPWCTDFSGNDEDAPSSYKADWNSTAESGSKSGYINPPNEALLGPFMRTRAFRLGQIKDGTSNTICMGEATGGPEWPICHGRDCDDSQTYANLNGTSDVYLADFGWATAEPGATDTEAIGYITSSGIASTFWEFNRNPVIDNMMATAAAGASRDNGDVIRDCDNVEHVVGNFRSPHPGGCFFLLCDGSVQWFGETMDESIRIALGTVNGGETFNMGSIVD comes from the coding sequence ATGTGTAAACACGCTCGCGCCATGCGACCCGCAAGTCGAAGAGGTTTTACCCTCATTGAGTTGTTGGTAGTGATGGCAATCATCTCCATCCTGATTGCACTACTTCTTCCCGCCGTGCAACAGGCCCGAGAGGCTGCCCGTCGTACCCAGTGCCGCAACAACCTGAAACAGTACGGTATTGCGATTCACTCTTTCCATGATCTCTACTCGAAATTGCCTTATTACGACCGTTCTCAGCCCGCCGGTGACGGTTATCATTACGCCCAAACTTGGGTCGGCATTGATTTGCTCCCCTTCATCGAAGCAAACAACATCTTCAAAACGGCGGATGATGATGGGACCTTCCTCTATTCCGACTGGTATAATGTAGGGCCTGAAATCACTAATACTCAGTTGGCCTTCGCGAGATGCCCCTCTTCTGCTCAGGCTGATGCGATCCAAATTAATATCTTGCCTGAAGTACGACTTTGGGCCCCCATGACTTATGCCTTCAGCAGTGGTGCTAACCTCGCCCCATGGTGTACTGACTTCAGTGGCAACGATGAAGATGCACCAAGCAGCTATAAAGCTGACTGGAACTCAACTGCGGAGAGCGGCTCCAAATCAGGTTACATCAACCCGCCGAACGAAGCTCTACTCGGACCCTTCATGCGTACTCGAGCATTCAGGCTTGGCCAGATCAAAGATGGTACCTCCAACACAATATGTATGGGCGAAGCTACCGGTGGCCCGGAATGGCCTATCTGCCATGGCAGAGATTGTGATGACAGCCAAACGTATGCAAACTTGAATGGAACATCTGACGTCTACCTGGCTGATTTTGGATGGGCAACTGCCGAACCAGGAGCCACAGATACTGAAGCAATTGGGTATATTACTTCCAGTGGGATAGCGAGTACTTTCTGGGAGTTCAATCGTAACCCTGTCATCGACAACATGATGGCTACAGCCGCAGCGGGCGCAAGCCGTGACAATGGCGATGTCATCCGTGACTGTGACAACGTCGAGCATGTCGTCGGTAACTTCCGCAGCCCGCATCCAGGTGGCTGTTTCTTCCTGCTGTGTGACGGTTCCGTACAATGGTTTGGAGAAACTATGGATGAATCCATCCGCATTGCTCTTGGTACCGTCAACGGTGGCGAAACCTTCAATATGGGTTCAATCGTTGACTAG
- a CDS encoding DJ-1/PfpI family protein → MSKKILILAGDFVEDYELMVPFQALLMVGYQVDAVCPEKESGDQVRTAIHDFEGDQTYSEKPGHNFTLNATFADINPEDYDGLVVPGGRAPEYLRLNEDVLKIVRHFHEADKPIAAICHGLQLLAAADVLKGKKTTCYPACNPEVKMAGGEYVEIPVDQAYVDGNLVSAPAWPAHPEWLAKFIGVMGGKISL, encoded by the coding sequence ATGAGCAAGAAAATTCTTATTCTCGCCGGAGACTTCGTAGAAGACTACGAATTGATGGTTCCCTTTCAAGCATTGCTGATGGTCGGTTATCAGGTGGATGCTGTCTGCCCGGAGAAGGAATCGGGTGACCAGGTCAGAACAGCGATCCACGACTTTGAAGGGGATCAGACCTACAGCGAAAAACCGGGGCACAACTTCACATTGAACGCCACCTTTGCCGACATCAATCCGGAAGACTATGACGGATTGGTCGTACCCGGTGGCCGGGCGCCGGAATACCTGCGATTGAATGAAGACGTGTTGAAAATCGTCCGGCACTTCCACGAGGCGGATAAACCGATCGCAGCAATCTGTCACGGCTTACAGTTGCTGGCAGCGGCTGATGTGCTGAAGGGGAAAAAGACAACTTGCTACCCCGCCTGCAATCCCGAGGTCAAAATGGCCGGGGGCGAATACGTCGAGATTCCCGTTGATCAGGCCTATGTGGATGGCAACCTGGTTTCCGCGCCCGCCTGGCCCGCGCATCCTGAATGGCTGGCGAAGTTCATTGGAGTGATGGGTGGGAAGATCAGCCTTTGA
- a CDS encoding MBL fold metallo-hydrolase encodes MLENLPLKSIQYKGLTIEGYSRAAVQSYWRIPELKLGFDMGGSPWSFMGTQTFFISHAHLDHMAALPVYVARRRMMKMDPPNIYIPGDVVEPVQRMLKAWQRLDRGRMHCNLIGVNPGDEIELSREHVVTVFETKHTVPSVGYLVWDRRRKLKEEYIGLAGDKIRDLRLSGTDVTEETRVPLVCYTGDTAPAGLDNYPPVFDAKVLITELTFFRPEHRREKIHKFGHMHLDDFYERADKFKNDLLILAHFSTRYHERQLETALKKRLPRELQSKIELWL; translated from the coding sequence ATGCTCGAAAACCTGCCCCTCAAGTCCATTCAGTACAAAGGCCTGACAATCGAGGGTTATTCCCGCGCGGCGGTGCAAAGCTACTGGAGAATCCCCGAGCTCAAACTCGGCTTCGACATGGGCGGTTCCCCCTGGTCCTTCATGGGAACTCAGACCTTCTTCATCTCCCACGCCCACCTCGACCACATGGCAGCCTTGCCCGTGTACGTCGCCCGGCGACGCATGATGAAGATGGATCCGCCGAACATTTACATTCCGGGCGATGTCGTCGAACCGGTCCAGCGGATGCTCAAAGCGTGGCAGAGGCTCGATCGAGGTCGGATGCACTGCAACCTCATCGGCGTGAATCCGGGCGATGAAATTGAACTCTCACGCGAGCATGTCGTCACCGTTTTCGAGACTAAACATACCGTCCCCTCGGTCGGATATCTCGTCTGGGATCGTCGTCGCAAGCTGAAAGAAGAATACATAGGTCTTGCAGGAGATAAAATCCGCGACCTCCGGTTGAGTGGCACCGATGTCACCGAAGAGACGCGCGTCCCTCTCGTCTGTTACACGGGCGACACTGCCCCCGCTGGGCTCGACAATTACCCGCCCGTCTTCGACGCCAAAGTTCTGATCACGGAGCTGACCTTCTTCCGCCCCGAACATCGCCGCGAGAAGATCCACAAGTTCGGTCACATGCACCTTGACGACTTCTACGAACGCGCCGACAAATTCAAGAACGACCTCCTCATCCTCGCGCACTTCTCCACGCGCTACCACGAACGCCAACTCGAAACAGCCCTCAAAAAACGCCTCCCCCGGGAACTGCAATCAAAGATTGAACTGTGGCTGTGA
- a CDS encoding porin produces the protein MRKFDIKTWMLKAGRIWTFGGLALMLSVPAFAGDSSCCTGSACTDCNDCQKIFSDAAEELKNLDVPCYSGACCSTVDSCGVGCCGSSCDGCTGLMSAFDDDCGGNWMEDNGLSLTGWVEAGITFNPAQSNTNAPVGFNNRANDLMLNQLYFILSKDAAANADEFGWGGQVDFIFGHDSDDTSTFGGKDGSFDNDWTDNSDGDIDNMGIAMPQLYASFYAPIGNGVTVDVGHFYTIIGYEVVTAPDNFFYSHAYTMLYGEPFTHTGVKMNTDLTSNINVTAGIVTGWDDWENEYTSNSFLGGITWTSDSEATSLAFAIVSGDEVNFSGNDESHRNMYSIVLTQAVSDKLTYVFQHDRGQQNGLVAGEQSTEWYGINQYLFYDLDDNNRVGLNYEWFRDDDGSQIGNGAANYYVLRAGLNHKLRECLTVRPEVRWDWADNGARPYDDGADGSQFTFGTDVIWTY, from the coding sequence ATGCGGAAATTCGATATCAAAACGTGGATGTTGAAAGCCGGAAGAATATGGACATTCGGTGGCTTAGCCCTGATGTTGTCTGTTCCCGCTTTCGCTGGTGACAGCTCTTGCTGCACCGGCTCTGCTTGTACTGACTGCAATGACTGTCAGAAAATTTTCAGCGACGCTGCTGAAGAATTAAAAAACCTCGACGTACCCTGTTACTCAGGTGCTTGCTGTTCAACGGTTGATAGCTGTGGCGTTGGCTGCTGCGGATCATCCTGCGATGGTTGCACCGGACTGATGAGTGCGTTCGATGATGATTGTGGTGGAAACTGGATGGAAGACAACGGCCTGAGCCTCACTGGTTGGGTCGAAGCGGGTATTACTTTCAACCCGGCTCAGAGCAATACGAACGCTCCTGTCGGTTTTAATAACCGTGCGAACGATCTGATGCTCAACCAGCTCTACTTCATTCTGAGCAAAGATGCTGCTGCCAACGCCGATGAATTCGGTTGGGGTGGTCAGGTTGACTTCATCTTCGGTCACGACTCAGACGACACGTCTACCTTCGGTGGTAAAGACGGAAGTTTCGATAATGACTGGACCGACAACAGTGATGGCGACATCGACAACATGGGTATTGCCATGCCACAGTTGTACGCCTCTTTCTACGCTCCCATCGGAAACGGTGTGACTGTGGATGTGGGTCACTTCTACACCATCATCGGATATGAAGTGGTTACCGCACCGGATAACTTCTTCTACTCACATGCCTACACGATGCTGTACGGCGAGCCGTTTACTCACACCGGCGTCAAAATGAACACCGACCTTACCAGCAACATCAATGTGACTGCCGGTATCGTAACGGGATGGGACGACTGGGAAAATGAGTACACCTCGAACAGCTTCCTCGGTGGAATCACCTGGACGAGCGACAGCGAAGCGACTTCACTCGCCTTCGCAATCGTCTCTGGTGACGAAGTGAACTTCTCTGGCAACGACGAATCGCACCGTAACATGTACAGCATCGTCCTGACCCAGGCAGTTTCTGATAAATTGACTTACGTCTTCCAACACGACCGTGGCCAGCAGAATGGTCTGGTTGCGGGTGAGCAGTCGACTGAATGGTACGGCATTAACCAGTACCTCTTCTACGACCTGGATGACAACAACCGCGTTGGCTTGAACTACGAGTGGTTCCGTGATGATGACGGTTCACAGATTGGAAACGGAGCAGCTAACTACTACGTGCTGCGTGCTGGCTTGAATCACAAACTTCGCGAATGCTTGACTGTCCGACCTGAAGTTCGCTGGGACTGGGCTGACAACGGTGCTCGTCCTTACGACGACGGTGCAGACGGAAGCCAGTTCACCTTCGGTACAGACGTTATCTGGACCTACTAA
- the ftsY gene encoding signal recognition particle-docking protein FtsY, protein MGWFDKLKTGLKKTKDILNTDVRDVFKPGEILDEEKLERFFADLIRTDMGVKAATAIVDELRTKHLGRTIVLDELWETIRGKLKDILTGDGETEWEIENPMSPINMAEEGPTVLLVTGVNGVGKTTSIAKLANYMHQNGKKVVLAAADTFRAAAVEQLTMWSQRIGCEIVTKESGVDPAAVAHAACQLAKEINADIVIIDTAGRLQTQTNLMDQLGKIVRVVEKQIPGAPHESLLVLDATTGQNGISQASNFSSYANCTGIVLSKLDGSAKGGIVVPIRQEMGIPVKFVGLGEQIDDFQVFNPALFVDALFDRGDVA, encoded by the coding sequence ATGGGTTGGTTCGATAAACTGAAGACAGGTCTGAAGAAGACCAAAGACATTCTGAACACCGACGTTCGCGACGTTTTCAAACCGGGGGAAATCCTGGATGAAGAGAAGCTCGAGCGTTTCTTCGCTGATCTGATCCGTACCGATATGGGTGTCAAAGCAGCAACGGCGATCGTGGATGAACTGCGCACGAAACATCTGGGGCGTACCATCGTTCTGGATGAGCTTTGGGAAACAATCCGGGGTAAGCTGAAAGACATTCTGACAGGCGATGGCGAAACGGAATGGGAAATTGAAAACCCCATGTCGCCGATCAATATGGCGGAGGAAGGCCCGACGGTCCTGCTGGTGACGGGCGTCAACGGAGTCGGTAAAACGACGTCGATTGCCAAGCTGGCGAACTATATGCATCAGAACGGTAAAAAGGTGGTTCTGGCTGCGGCGGATACATTTCGGGCGGCTGCAGTGGAGCAATTAACGATGTGGTCGCAGCGCATTGGTTGTGAAATCGTTACCAAAGAATCGGGAGTCGACCCGGCAGCCGTGGCTCACGCAGCCTGCCAGCTGGCGAAAGAAATAAATGCCGACATCGTGATTATCGACACCGCCGGTCGATTGCAGACACAGACGAACCTGATGGACCAGTTGGGCAAAATTGTCCGCGTGGTCGAAAAGCAGATCCCCGGAGCGCCCCACGAAAGTTTGCTGGTGCTCGATGCGACCACTGGCCAGAACGGGATCAGCCAGGCTTCGAATTTCAGTTCGTACGCGAATTGTACGGGTATTGTTCTGTCGAAATTGGACGGTAGTGCCAAAGGCGGAATCGTCGTTCCGATCCGTCAGGAGATGGGAATCCCAGTAAAATTTGTCGGATTAGGCGAACAAATCGATGATTTCCAGGTGTTTAATCCCGCGCTGTTTGTGGATGCACTGTTTGATCGAGGCGACGTCGCTTAA
- a CDS encoding DUF423 domain-containing protein: MNKNGTGWIALGAILAGIAVITGAFAAHGMDGFCAEKYGGEPAVVIAGWEHPLAYKRLNDFQVGARYQMYHALGLIAVGLLLGFRACKLVSAAGWCFLAGIILFSGSLYVLVLSGITWLGAITPIGGVLMIIGWGLLAAGAWTGRKSPAEVPAPQNARQDHT, from the coding sequence ATGAATAAAAATGGCACAGGCTGGATTGCTCTGGGAGCGATTCTCGCCGGAATCGCAGTGATCACCGGCGCGTTCGCGGCACACGGAATGGATGGGTTTTGTGCGGAGAAATATGGAGGGGAACCCGCCGTCGTCATCGCTGGGTGGGAACATCCTCTCGCGTATAAACGACTCAACGACTTTCAGGTCGGGGCCCGCTACCAGATGTATCATGCGTTGGGGCTCATCGCCGTCGGTCTTCTGTTGGGATTCCGAGCGTGCAAGTTGGTCTCAGCGGCGGGTTGGTGCTTTCTGGCTGGGATAATCCTATTTTCCGGAAGTCTCTATGTGCTCGTACTTTCTGGCATCACCTGGCTGGGGGCGATCACCCCGATCGGCGGAGTTCTGATGATCATCGGGTGGGGTTTATTGGCCGCCGGTGCCTGGACCGGGAGGAAATCGCCAGCGGAGGTTCCCGCTCCTCAGAACGCCCGGCAAGATCACACTTGA